The genomic DNA GACTTCTTTCTTGCAGTAGCCGTAGTAGTTGTCGGCGATCAGCGTCACGACGACCCCTTCGTCGGTCCGGCAGACCGCTTTGAAAGGCGACCCGTCGTTGTAGCATTCGCTCTCGTCTTCCCAACACATCCGATCAGCGATCTGCAGCGGCGTCGCTTCGCTGATATGCGGCAGCCCCAATTCCTTTTTCGTCAACCGTTCCAGATGGGGTGCCAAGATCACGCAGCCCGTGTGGCCGGTCCAGTGTTCGACATCTAAGCCAGCATCGTTTTCGGGAACCAATGCGTCGCCGGCGTTACCGAAGATCGACTCTACAAAATCGAGGTTACTGACCAAAGCGCCCGGAGCGTAGAACCGCACCTCCATCCGCTTCTCGGTGCAGCAACCGGGAACCGCAGGGCATACTAACGGACGCAACAATAGACTGACAAAACAACGCGCCGGAGAATCGCTGTCGGCCGTGTAAGGCAGACTCATCAAGTCGTCCGGTGGAGACATCGCCGCCTGAAACAACTTTGCAAAGACCGCTTTGGGTACGGTCCGCTTGCTGCCAGCGATCGCGGGGCCCCCTTCGACGATGTGGAAGGTCCCCGCGGTGGTGCGGCGATCGAAGCGCGGATTATGCAAGACGCCGTTGTGAACGCGATAACTTTCGACGAAGGCGTTCTGGAAACGATCGCCGCGGGCGGGCAAGCTCAGCTCCCGCGCCACGCCATGGCGGTCAAGAACCAACGAACTCGATGGCAATCGCAGCGGACGCTCAAGCTTCAAGTCGGCGAAATGATTTGCCAAAAAGGTTTCGATCCGACGATCGACAGGGGCTCGGTAATCGGCCAATAAACGATTTTTCTCGCGCAAGTTTTGCAAGAAGCCAACGGAATATTGAGCCAAGGCGTGGTCGGTCGAATCGTCTTCGGGGGGCTGCAATCCGGCAGCGGCCAACTGCAGCGCGATGTAGCTGTGAAGCTTGGCGCGTTCGGCCGTATCTGTGGCAATCGCACGATCCCAACCGAGAGATCGTTGGATAGGTTCCGAGCTATTTGGCGAAGGCATTCGTAAATCCTGGGCAAAACAATGTGGAAAAGACAGGGCTGTTACACGACGAGCCCGCACGGGACAACTACCGTTGTCACACCAATGGTGTGGCAGATCGCCTGTGAATGAACCGGTCGAGATTATAGGGGAATCAATCGATTCTTTCGCCTCCACAAACGCTTCGGCTGGCGATCAACCAAAATCTGGGTAAAATCGCCCTACGGCCCCAGGCCGCATCGGCGGCTAAAGCGACACACTCCCTGTCGCGTTGCCGCCCCACCTTCCCTTAACGTCCCACGATGAACAAGAAAATGTCATTAACGAAAGCAAAACTCCCAATCGGCCCGCTTCTGCTCGGGCTATGTATCGCACTTACGACGAGCCTTCCCGCTGCCGAGGAAAAGGCGTCGGCAGCGAAAAAGGGGGGAGTCGGTGTGACTCCAGCCGAATCGTTCAACGTCCCTGAAGGCTTTGAAGTCGAACTGCTGTACCAAGTCCCCTCCGACAGCGAAGGCTCTTGGGTCTGCCTGACGACCGACCCGAAAGGACGCCTGCTGGCCAGCGATCAATACGGCAGTCTCTATCGCATCACCGTGAAGGATGATGGCGCTGTCGATGTGGCGCGTCTGGAAGGGGAATTCGGCATGGCCCACGGCATGCTCTCCGCCTTTGGCAGCCTGTACATCAACGTCAACGGACAGCCTGGCAACGCGAAGCAGAAGGAAGTCAAAAGCGGCATCTATCGCTTGACCGATACCACCGGCGACGATCAGTACGATAAGGTCGAACACCTGATCGAATTGCACGGTCGTGGCGAACACGGTCCGCACGCACTGGTCCTTTCTCCCGATGGCAAACAAATTTATGTTGCCGGCGGCAACACGACCGATCTGCCAGCCGAAGTTCCCCACAGCCGCGTCCCTCGCCATTGGTCGGAGGATCATCTGTTGGGAAGCATGCCCGACGCCCGCGGCCACAATGCGGGACGCTTGGCTCCCGGCGGTTGGGTCGCACGGATCAATCCCGACGGCAGCGACTTTGAAATCATCGCCACCGGTTTCCGCAATGAATACGACATCGCCTTTAACCCCGCCGGCGAACTGTTCACCTACGATGCCGACATGGAATGGGACGTCGGTACCCCTTGGTACCGTCCGACCCGCGTGAACCATGTGGTCAGTGGCGCCGAGTTCGGTTGGCGCAATGGCGCTGGCAAGTGGCCAGCTTATTACCCCGACAGCCTCGGCGCTGTCGTCGACATCGGCCCCGGTTCGCCGACCGGAATCGCGTTTGGTACCGGTGCCAAGTTCCCAGCGAAGTACCAGAAGGCATTGTTCATCTGTGACTGGAGCTTCGGAAATATCTTTGCGGTCCACATGGACGAATCGGGTTCCAGCTACAACGGATCATTTGAAACCTTCGCAACCGCGGCGCCGTTGCCAGTGACCGATCTGGTCGTCCGACCTCAAGATGGCCTACTGTACTTCACGATCGGTGGCCGACGAACTCAGTCGGCACTCTACCGCATCCGCTACACCGGCCCCGAATCGACGGCTCCTGTCGAGGCATCAGCCGATCAAAAGTCGCAGGCGCTGCGTCAACTGCGGCACAAGCTGGAATCGTTCCACGGTTCGGCTAATCCCGAGGCAGTCGCTGCGGCGATTGCGGAACTCGGTAAAGCCGATCGCAACATCCGCTTTGCCGCTCGCATCGCCTTGGAACACCAACCTGTCGACCAATGGCGCAGCAAAGTCCTGGCGTTGACCGATCCTCAAGCGTTGATCCACGGCGTGATCGCTCTAGCCCGTTGCGGCGAAGCTTCCGATGCCTCCGCGGCGATCGAAGCCCTGACGTCGATCAAGTGGGACGCTCTGAGCGATTCGCAGCGGATCGATTTGCTGCGAGCCTACGGACTGACCTTCATTCGCTTGGGTAAGCCAAACGACGCACAACGTGCAACGATTCTGGCCCAGCTGGATCCTCATCTGCCCGGCAAAAACGTCGACGTCAACCGCGAACTGGCTCAGGTTCTGATCGCACTGGACGCCGACAAGATCGCCGCTCGCGTCGTCGATCTGATGATCAACGCGCCGACGCAAGAAGATCAAATGCGATACGCGTTCGCGCTACGCGGACACGAAGCGACCTGGGACGCCGATTCGCAAAAAGCCTACTTCGGCTGGTTCCAGGACGCTGCTGCCGCCCGCGGCGGCATGTCGTTCGGCGGCTTCCTGACGAACATCCGTGATGCGGCAATCGCCAAGCTCTCGGATGAAAAGAAAGCCGAATTGGGCGACCTGCTGAAGACTCCAGAGGCTCGCGATCCGTTGGCCGACCTGGAACCGCGCGACGTCGTCAAGGAATGGAAGGTCGAGGACCTGACCGCCGACAGCGAAGCCACGAAGCAAGCGTATGACTTTGAACGCGGCAAGAAGATGTTCGCCGTCGGTCAGTGCTACAAGTGCCATCGAATGAGCGGCCAGGGAGGGATCTTGGGTCCCGATCTGACGGGTGCCGGCGGACGCTTCAGCAACAAGGATCTGTTGGTTTCGATCATCGAACCGGACAAAGTCATCAGCGACCAATACGGTGCAACGCAGTTCCTGACGCTGGACGGCAAAGTCATCGTCGGCAAAGTCATTAACCTG from Rosistilla carotiformis includes the following:
- a CDS encoding c-type cytochrome translates to MNKKMSLTKAKLPIGPLLLGLCIALTTSLPAAEEKASAAKKGGVGVTPAESFNVPEGFEVELLYQVPSDSEGSWVCLTTDPKGRLLASDQYGSLYRITVKDDGAVDVARLEGEFGMAHGMLSAFGSLYINVNGQPGNAKQKEVKSGIYRLTDTTGDDQYDKVEHLIELHGRGEHGPHALVLSPDGKQIYVAGGNTTDLPAEVPHSRVPRHWSEDHLLGSMPDARGHNAGRLAPGGWVARINPDGSDFEIIATGFRNEYDIAFNPAGELFTYDADMEWDVGTPWYRPTRVNHVVSGAEFGWRNGAGKWPAYYPDSLGAVVDIGPGSPTGIAFGTGAKFPAKYQKALFICDWSFGNIFAVHMDESGSSYNGSFETFATAAPLPVTDLVVRPQDGLLYFTIGGRRTQSALYRIRYTGPESTAPVEASADQKSQALRQLRHKLESFHGSANPEAVAAAIAELGKADRNIRFAARIALEHQPVDQWRSKVLALTDPQALIHGVIALARCGEASDASAAIEALTSIKWDALSDSQRIDLLRAYGLTFIRLGKPNDAQRATILAQLDPHLPGKNVDVNRELAQVLIALDADKIAARVVDLMINAPTQEDQMRYAFALRGHEATWDADSQKAYFGWFQDAAAARGGMSFGGFLTNIRDAAIAKLSDEKKAELGDLLKTPEARDPLADLEPRDVVKEWKVEDLTADSEATKQAYDFERGKKMFAVGQCYKCHRMSGQGGILGPDLTGAGGRFSNKDLLVSIIEPDKVISDQYGATQFLTLDGKVIVGKVINLSGDRMMVLTNMMNPADQTTIIRDDIDTMGEATTSMMPAGLLNTMTAEEIRDLLAYLKAGGNPSHEIYAK